The proteins below come from a single Juglans regia cultivar Chandler chromosome 12, Walnut 2.0, whole genome shotgun sequence genomic window:
- the LOC109008306 gene encoding uncharacterized protein LOC109008306 has protein sequence MSVPDKEIFNAIGTADGVHSRDAEDDDDDSGKKQRGERHGGGRGDGGRGDGDGDGSGGCTIYFTKAKQVVLRPFTKAKKQLLRKMNRRTSSSSCSAAANAENSGKRFGCVGGRKGCYFCSTQPQTLESPTGSCASDPNSPNFTYDMLKAFIEKNDFYSKECNPHLDFDLTAGGTE, from the coding sequence ATGTCTGTGCCTGATAAGGAGATCTTCAACGCGATTGGCACTGCCGATGGGGTCCATTCCAGGGATGCcgaagacgacgacgacgatAGTGGAAAGAAGCAGAGAGGTGAGAGACATGGTGGTGGTCGTGGTGATGGTGGTCgtggtgatggtgatggtgatggttCTGGTGGATgtacaatatatttcacaaagGCAAAGCAGGTGGTTCTACGGCCATTCACAAAAGCCAAGAAACAACTCCTCAGAAAAATGAATAGGAGGACTTCCTCCTCTTCTTGTTCTGCGGCGGCAAATGCCGAGAATTCAGGTAAGAGGTTTGGTTGTGTTGGTGGTCGTAAAGGTTGTTACTTCTGTTCCACGCAACCCCAGACTTTGGAATCACCGACTGGGTCTTGCGCAAGCGACCCAAATAGCCCAAATTTCACCTATGACATGCTGAAAgcttttatagaaaagaatgatttCTATTCTAAAGAATGCAATCCCCACTTAGATTTTGATCTCACTGCGGGTGGAACAGAATGA
- the LOC118343764 gene encoding uncharacterized protein LOC118343764: protein MARFGFNAGAEQLTLVGAGSWPHRQSSTRECGNQDRGLTSSARRALQGLERGHAQYKRKPFFPCRGSLVEIRGRILLKRGGIMGTKIDLVLKFLCKFQMDFHDHRQVKMHNPSYFVFIPGHEYNHSESYNQLVTILSLRIIKPVDGWESDIGDARFADAIEAISKPLRSSDYYI, encoded by the exons ATGGCACGATTTGGCTTCAATGCTGGTGCCGAGCAGCTCACGCTGGTAGGGGCTGGATCGTGGCCTCACAGGCAAAGCAGCACGCGGGAGTGCGGGAACCAGGATCGTGGCCTCACAAGCAGCGCAAGACGCGCACTACAGGGGCTAGAACGAGGTCACGCACAGTATAAAAGGAAGCCATTTTTTCCGTGTAGAGGCTCTTTG gtggagattcgaggtcgaatccttttgaagaGAGGGGGAATTATGGGCACCAAGATAGACCTAGTCTTAAAGTttctttgcaagttccagatgg ATTTCCATGATCATAGACAAGTGAAGATGCACAACCCTTCCTACTTTGTGTTCATTCCTGGTCATGAG TACAACCATTCAGAGTCTTATAATCAATTAGTGACTATTCTATCCCTACGTATCATCAAACCTGTCGATGGATGGGAATCAGACATTGGTGATGCTCGTTTTGCTGATGCCATTGAAGCTATCAGCAAACCATTACGATCAAGTGATTACTATATATGA